The Sander lucioperca isolate FBNREF2018 chromosome 4, SLUC_FBN_1.2, whole genome shotgun sequence DNA segment TTCACCACTAAAGTCTGCTACCTCACCTGCAAGATCTACTTCTTCACCAGCCAAGTCAGCACCTTCATCAATCAAGTCTGCTTCTTCATCACCCAAGTCTGTTTCGTCATCACCCAAGTCAGCCTCTTCACCAGCCAAGTCTGCTTCTTCACCAACCAAGTCAGCCTCTTCCCCAGCCAAGTCTCCATCTTCACCTAAGTCAGCCTCTTCACCAGCCAAGTCTGCTTCATCTTCACCTAAGTCAGCCTCTTCACCAGCCAAGTCTCCTTCATCTTCACCTAAGTCAGCCTCTTCCCCAGCCAAGTCTGCTTCATCTTCACCTAAGTCAGCCTCTTCCCCAGCCAAGTCTCCTTCATCTTCACCTAAGTCAGCCTCTTCCCCAGCCAAGTCTCCTTCATCTTCACCTAAGTCAGCCTCTTCCCCAGCCAAGTCTCCTTCATCTTCACCTAAGTCAGCCTCTTCCCCAGCCAAGTCTGCTTCATCTTCACCTAAGTCAGCCTCTTCACCAGCCAAGTCTGCTTCTTCACCCAAGTCAGCTTCAACATCACCTAAAATAGGTTCCAGAAGATCAGGTGATGGTACTCCAACTAAGCGTGGAGCTGGAGCTGAGAGCCAGAAATCATTAGGTGACTCAATATCTTTCCAAGAAACCACTCCAAAAAGGCGTCCGGGCCGGCCAAAGAAGCTGGGACCACAGCTTGAGCAAAAGGCAAAGAGGCCAATTGGTCGACCACGCAAGGAGAAGGCTTTGGATTCAGTAATGGgggcaaaaactgtaaatggAAAATCTGTTATAGCATCTGACGTTAAGGATAATGTAAACAGGAACCTTAAAATAACAGTAGTGTATGGCCGTTCTAGGAGAAACAAACGAATGGTGTCTGAGGGCTTTGACCAGCTGCAAACAGAGTTCCATGCTTGTCAAGCAGTGGGCCTTAAAAGTGACTTGGGCATTTTAATGCACAACCCTAAGACCAGCTCAGGTAGTATCAAAACAGCCTCAACAGAATTGTCTGAAGAATTACATTTTGTCAGTCCTGTAAAAGAGGCTGCCCCTCAATCTAGCAGTAACATCAAATGTCAGAAGAGGGATGATTCTGCACCCTCAAGGAAACCAGGTAGACCTGCAAAAGTTAAAATCTCTGGAATCTCAGTCACAGTAACCACAGTGTCACCTAGGCAGCGTAGAATTCAGATAAATAAGGATATTAGACGATCTCCTGAAACACTAATTCATAAGAAAGTAGTCCTACCAGAATTCAAATCTGCCAAAGAGCCCTGGACAATCAGTTGTCAGTCAACAAGCAAAAGCAGTCAAACAGAAGAAGGCATAGAAACGGAGGGTGAAAGTAAAGGCAAACTGCCAAACCAGCCTGTAGCAGTGCGTCACTCAATGAGAGTGAGAAAGCCATCGATCCACTTACTGCACGCTGTTGCCACCTCCACCTCTAGATCATACAGCCACAGTAATGCCCTGCTACGGCGCTCCAAACAACTTCTGCTGAACAAGGCTAGCAATGAAAGGAGACAGGGGGAGCAAAAGAGTAGTTTAGAGACTTCAAGGGAGAAAAGACTGCTCTGTGGACAAGAGAGTAAGAAAATCTCTCAGGACCTGAGCAGAGTGGCAGAGGTGTCTATAGACTCAATCTTTACCCCAAAAGACACGCTAAGGTGGTGGGCAGCATCAGCTGAGGAAAATACGATGAACCAGGAGCTTGCCAGGCGAATACGACTTATCTCTGACACTTGGGTCTCAAACACTGTGGAGAACCAAGAAAAAGAAACTGCCTTCAATTCAAAAATAGGCACTAAAGGCAACAGTTCATTTACCAGGAATTCAAAACAATCCTCTGTGGTACGAACGCTGTTCGACTGTCCTCTTAACAAACCAAGGTCCTGTAGCATGCCGCAGCTCTGCTCCTGGTTTATGCAgaccacagagacacagtctCTGGCTATTGTCAAGAAGGCGAGCTCCCGTAATCCTTACGAATTTATGCACTTCCCTCGTTCTGCCATTAAAACAAGTGTTTGCCACAGTCCTCAGGCAGAGCGACTCCGCAAACACATCAAGAAATTTGCCAAAACGGTGCCAAAAAGTCCTTTGCAACATCAACAGGCTCAAAGAAGGTTGAGGAAAAGAACTGAGGCACTTTTATCAGTACATAAGATTAGGCGTCAACTTTTCACTCCCAGGTTTGCAACAAGCAGACTCAATCAAGGAGCCCAATGGTGGAGAAGCAGAGCATTTGACAAATACCGGACCACTCTATTTAGAGCAAGGACAAGGTTCCTAACCCGGAAAGAAAGGGAGAGGTTGCGAAAGAGGCAGAGGaataagaaaaacataaaagtaGCTACAACTTGTTCAAAGGAACATGTAGTGACTGGACTACAACCAAAACGTAAAGCATTACGCAGATCAGCAAAAGATCAGTTAACTGACCGTATGGAGAACAGTTCTGCCACCAGTTCTGTTGACCAAACTCAGGAGCCTATGGATGTACAAAAAGAGCAGAACCTCTGCTGTAAAGCCTGGAGTCCTGAGACACTCAAGGAATGTCGGGTGTTTCTGAGAAAGATCAACTCTCCAGACAATGAATCAACTGAGGAAGAGTGGGACTCCTGTACTGTGACACTGGATGATGGGTCACCTTCTGCATACCTCTTTgcaggaagggagagagaacTGGTAGGAGTTGTTAAAGCTGtgaaaactgaaagaaaaatgaGCACAACCTCAAGAGAGCTAGCAGGTTCTGCACCTAAATCAGTCCAGGAGCAGGATGAGATGTCAGTGGGGAGGCAGAAAGGCAAATACAAAAGTCCTGGGGTTGTGTCTACTGAACCACCACAACCACCACCAGCAAAGATGTTGAGACAATCGCGAATGAGGGGCCTAACCGGGCCAAGATGGTGCGACTTTGTGTTGGGTAACTACCTCGCTTCTTTTAGTGAATATCAACTTTTATTAAACTTCAATTTCAAATCACCACAAAATGAATTTGTGCTCTCGTTCTTTTCTTTCAGAAAACTAAATGAGCATGAAGCCTCCTCCTACCTGGGAAAGGGACTGTGGTTTAACGTGGTGCCTTTGGACATTGAGCTGACCACGTGGACTGACCATCTCACTATGGTTCAGTCTTACACTCAGCAATTATGTAGCAGTCTAACTTAACAAAAGCTTGATGTTGCACTATTTTTATCCATGGATATGTATgtacagaaatgttttttttgttttttttttattttattgccttTGTCTTTCTGAACGCGTATAGTAGATCAAATCATTACATTAAACAGAGTTTTATCGGGATAAGTACTTATACAGCGAGCCCTGTCAGTGTGGCTGTATTGGAAGGAAAGGCAAAGTGTGACTGCATAAAGACAGTGCCATCTCCCCCTTAACATACCTCATTATCAAGGCCACCACATATTTCAGACAATGACCTTTTATTGTGAATCTTAACCTGAAACCATAAGAACGTACAGCCCTAAAATCCCCccaaattaatttaaatgtatagtcactatatatatatatatatatatatatatatatataaattgctAATTTAAGTTTTTTAGAATTGTCAAAAGTATATTGAAATTGAATGACACTCTCAATCCGAGCCTTGTTTGCAATATTTTTCTTTGATGCTTTAGTCACTGTTGTATTGCAAGCCAGTAGCCAAAAACGTGGTGTGAATGAAGGACGCTTATATATCCACCAAGCCCCATTTTTACCCCGAACACTATCTGTGTATGGGCCCCACCTATAAAATTGTGTATTGAACTACAGTAATTGGCCATCCACCTGTACTTAAACCaaatattttgtcattatttcttAGTATTAATGATATCTATTGTCTTGGCACTAAACTACAATTAACCCACATGTTctaaatgagtgtgtgtgaagtGATGAAGAAAATGACATTATGCAGTGATAGAAAGTAGATTCTGATTCATTTGTTGGTTTGTGGGCTCTGTCTTGTTTAAtctttgattttatttaattttttcacCCAAAACAGATACTCTGTTGGTGTTGGATCTACTTCTTGCACTATCCCATCTGAGATTATTATTCCCACTACACAGATTCCTCCCCCATATTTTGCACATTCTGTGTCCCACTACCAACCCTTACTGTAAACTAGAGAATCTATTTGGTGCAATACAAACCCAGATGATTTCAGTATGTAATAAATATTTTATTGCTGACAGACGAATGGATGTACACAAGTACCAATGGCCTGGGAAGTTGTTTCCATAGCCATGTAAAGTGATTTTAAAGGATATCGCTATAGAACCCCCCCCCAATCTGCTTCATTTCCCTCAATGAAGCAGAAAAACAGATCCTAGTTATGATagcattagttttttttcacaaatgtaCTAGCATTATTTGCAGTTGAAATGCAGGTGGGAAATGTGTTGCTGTTAAAgagtttgggttttttttttgcagccagAGACGCCTACCTCCACGGGGGCTCAGCTAGGCCTACTGCTCTTTTGCTTATCAGGCGTGTGATAAAGGACAAAGATGATCGGTTAACACTAACCTTGGATCAGTATCATGTTAAAAGGGGCAGGTAGATCCAAGATGTATGGCTGTAGGTCAAAACCTAAACCTGTAGTGTGTATTATGTGTCTTTACCCTTGTATGTATGTCACTGTGGTTGCTGTTTCAACACAAGTGTTGTGGGGTGGCCCAGTCTTGTGATCAGCGCTCTGTTGAAAAACCTGGTGCTAAACCAACctgttgtatattttttttctttatcatgTTTTTATACTGTCCATTACAGATGCAAAAAGAGGTGTCTGTAATTGAAACAATAAAGTCTTTTGAAATAACCAGCGAGCAATATGATTTAtaggtggtaaaaaaaaaaaaaaaacatgatgcaaAAAGAGGTGTCTGTAGTTGACAGAAGAAAGTCTTGAAATAACCAGCAAGCAATAAAGATAGTAAAAAATACATGATTTCCAATGTACAGTAAGATCCTGCTGTACTGAAGACATTCAGGATTATCTGATGACTTTGCATTTTACTTTGCTCTCTCTTCTTTGGCATAACGCTACAACTGCCAGGTTACCAACCTGAAGTTGGACAAAATTAATCTGACAGGGTTAGAAAAATAAGTTATTAGCTAaggcttttgttttttattttgtgaaataCTGGATTTTCACCACTCAGTCAATCCAACAATTAAATGTCTGAGAAgaggggcgacctctagctcaccgcAGCCCggggtttgaatctgacctgcggccctttgctgtatgtcatcccccatctctctcccacctttcctgtctatccactgtcactctgaaataaagtgaaaaaagcccccctaaaaaatctttaaaaaaaatgtctgagaAGAAACACTCACTTCTGTCGAACTGCTCACAACTAATGTCCATACTGAAGGTTGGGGACCACTGATCTGGTtttgtgaaaatgaaaagagGACACGCTTTATTGACATACATTTCACTTTAATGATTAGAATGACAATCCGAAACTGGGAAGCATACAGAAATAAAAGGGGAAATATGACAACTTATAAAGAGGTGACCCCATGGTAAGGGCTTTCAGTCAGAAGGTTTGGTTACATTTACTGATGTCAATTTTCACTATAAAAGAGTAAGTGAATAGCGCCACATTACAAAAGTATTTGTGAATTATTAGACAAGTATCAACTAAAAAGTAACTTATTTCCATTTTTGCGTGAACTATTAATAACCTGACTCCTATGACACATTGGCCTCCTGGTTGATGAGGGTGTTGAGGTCCAGCTTTGTCTTCTCTAGAGCTGCAGTCTTGGCCCTCCGTGAGGGACGCACCACAGGAACTGACTCTGGAACATTTTCTCCATCACTGGCCAAAACAAAAGGGAGCAGATGAATATGAGAATGTGGATATAAAGTGATGGTATCCAATTGTTAATTCATCAGAGGTATACATATTTCTAAAGGGAGGACATTAGTTTCCTTATGTGCTATCAAGAGTTAACTGAAAACACGCACCTCTCCTCTGATGACTCTGCCCTCCTGCTCGGCTTTCTGCCCCCTTTGGCTGTGCAGACTTTTCTCTGACctgtgcacacaaacactcagGTTACCTTGCAGTGCTGAGTCAACTCCTAGACTCCAGTAGACAAGAAGAGCTCTAAAAATATACTGGCCCTATGAACAACTGTGGTTTTAGATGAGTATACAGAACCTGCATTACCTCTTTTGGCTCTCTTGGCAGATTTAGATGGATCATCTGTTGCCACCTCTGTGGAAAGATAAAGACAGAAAATTCAAATTTTCTGTGCTAGCTGTATTCCCGTCTTGACAGACACCAAATGGGATGTAGAGGCATTTTCAATCCAAAATTCTGGTAATAAGACGTAATCCTTTTACAGGAACAGTTGACACAAACATGTGGGGTGTAAATCTAGTTAGACACAGAGAAAGCAACATTTGTTGCGGATGCTCGGTGAGATGTTGGGTTGTCTTATACAGACTGTCAGTGTTTGCATGTGTACCATCTGCATTGACATCCACTGGTTGTAGTGCGCTGGCGCTGAGGAGCTCAGCCTGTTCTTTTGAGTCCACTAGCTGATAAATCATTTTCTCCAGAGCACGAAGACAGACACGATCCTTCACCACctgaagaaaaggaaagaggagAAATTAAACATCAGGCCTTTCAAGAGGCAGATCTATAAATACATCAAATAGTATGAGAGGCTGTGTGTTCTTGGGATGGACGTGGTACTAGGGACGCCAATGTATGTCGTTcttttggtccagactgaaatatctcaacattgATTTCGATGGATTGCCACGACATCTTGTAAAGACATtcatgaatcctactgactgtGGTagtcccctgacttttccttttAGCGCCACCATGACGTTCACATTTGTGcttttgagtgaaatatctcagcatCTCTTGGATGGAATGCCATGAGACTAGGTCATGCATTCATGTACCCCCCCCCCAGGAGGAAATGTAATAAGTTTGGCAATCccataacttttcatctagcaccatcatcagatCAAAATTTCAATGTGTGCAATGCTTTGTTTTATGATTAAATTAAACTAATTATAGTCCCACTAGCCTCAGCTGTTCTTTGTGTTTGGTGCcaattagcatgctaacacgcagAATTAATGGTTAACATTGTAAACACTAAACCTACTTAAcaacagcatgttagcattgtcattgtgtttGTAAGCGTTTAGCTTAGGGCATCGCTGTTcccaagtacagcctcacagagttGCTAGCATGACTAGACTCTTTAGTGTTGTGGTGTCTGTACCTGTAcaagctgctgcagcagcatcTGCAGGTCTTTCCTGACAGTCTCATCTCTGCTGAGCTCCAGGTTGCTTAGAGTCTTGGCATAGAGACGCACCTCAGGGGCTGTGGGGTCCTTCAACATCTCCCCACACATACGCACCGCCAAGTAGTCATGGACACACACCTCCTAAAGACATTAACTCAATAcattcaatttgtttttgcctcATTGGGATGTTATCATattaagcctttttttttttttttttttttaaaacgttgACTTAAACAATTGTAAAGAGTTTGTTGTGAAAGCTCTGCATGTTCTAACATGAACTGAAGCATTCAAAAGAACAATCTGCAGACTTCATCTGTGATGAAGAAATGTTTATGCATTTGAGCTTTTCATTATATTGCTTTCTACCCACAGAGCACCAGTAAAAACAAACGCTAATAATCACTGAGGGTTTGGGGAGTTCACAGTAGTTCCGGGTATTTTTCTTACCTCTGTGTTAGCGGAGGCCTTAATAAGGGCACTCGGACGAGTCAGCTCGACAAGTAGCTCGACCACATTGTTAATATCCACCTCAGCTAGCGGAGAGGTGGCTGGAGCATTCATCAGAGTTCGAACAGTCGGCAGGAAGccctcctccaccacctcctgGTGGACCCTAATAAACACAAAGACACTCTCCATATTAGTTTATATCACATAACTAATAACTTCGCCCAGGCCAGTAATCAAACTAATAACAAGAGGACGGGAAAAGCACGggtataataaattaaataaccaCATAGCTCATGGTTTGCCtgcgtatgtgtgcatgtgtgacctGCTCTCGCGGGCGTAGAGCTGGAAGAAGACGCCGAGGCAGTGGCGTAGCCGGGTGTCGTCCTCGGTGACAGGATTGTACCACAGCAGCACCAGACGGGAGAACATCTTGGCGCTGGAGATACGGCCGTTGTACATTAATTTGGCCAGGCCCTCCGCTGTCTCTGTACGCAAGTCAGACACCTGAAAATGTTGAACACAGATTAATACAATAAAACTGTCTCTGGCTACTTTACACCCAGGAGAACTTGATACATACTTTAGTTTGTTGAGTAAATATTTCACCCTCAACCTCACCTCACTGTCCAGGAACTCTGAAAGCATCACAAGTATACTCTGTGCGGTGTCCTCTGGTACATCTCCCTTCTCCTCGGCCACGGGTGCATCCTGCTCCTGTCTGTCTGGTGATTGGGAGTGCAGGACTGTCTGAGTGGCAGCTGGATCAGAGAGCAGCTGGAAgccaaacagcagcagcaggtcgATGATGGCCCGCAGAGCACTGATACGGATCTTTACCTCATCCAGCTGGGcaatctgagagagagagagagagagagagagagagagagagagagagagagagagagagagagagagagagagagagaaaaaaagagagaaaaagagagagagagaaaaagaaagagacagacagacagacagacagacacacacctttAAGTACTGGCAGTACGTGGTTCAGGTCTGCATTTTTGGATCACTgaaccaaaattacaaaaagatatatttttCCACTTggcttattttgttttgttgtaatttGGGTGGACTGTTTAACATGTACAatatttataaatgtattttaatgtttggTGGATAAAACACACGTGTATTACAttacctgcagcagcaggaccaTGTGGGTTTTGGCCAGCTCTTTGCTGTGCAAGGTGCATGTTCCCAGACACAGCACGGCCATGTTACGGACAGCAGGGTGAGCATTTGCTATACTGGGCAGGACCTGGCAGAGATGGAGAAAATAGTGACATCCACCAACTTTTACTGACTTTACTTTACTCCATACCTCCACAAATGTATAATCTGCATTAATCCCTATGTTTTAATatggggctgcaactaacgcttattttcattttctggatTATTTAGTTAGTTgtttgtagggctgggcaatatggaggaaatcaaatatcacgatatttttgaccaaatacctcgatatcaataccgcaacgatattgtagtgttgactattggtgctttcacaaaatatttacacaatgagatttttgataaatcatcagtaatgtggatataatgactaagtgggtaaaggcaaataatagaacagttacaacagtctggtaagttcagaaatgacataactttactgtaatgcagcctttaaaaccaggaaaagacaccacttatgccatattatgatattacgatatccaaaatctaagacgatatctagtctcatatcacgatatcgatataatattgatatattgcccagctctagttgtttggtctatgaaatgtcagaaaatggtgaaaaatgtcaatcagtgtcatcaatcctcaaatgtctcgttttgtccacaactccaagatattcagtttactgtcgtAGAGTAAATAAGactaactaaataaaaataaagctaACCAAAACTATGGCAGATAATTTGGTTCTGATACTCAATGTATCTGTCCATCTACAGGAACATTGAAGTGAAAAATATGATCATGTGTGCAGTGTGGCTTTACCAGTGAGGACATTAAGGCACTTATAGTTGGACCAATTTGTGTCTTGATGCTCATTTTCTTCAGCAGTTCTACACACATTGTTAGACACCTTAGAAGAGTCTCCGGGTCATtctgaaaaaaggaaagaaaaaagaaagtaaactAAAAAGGTGTTAAGAACTATCTTCATTTTTATTCCAGGAGGAAAATCTCTTAAACTATATAGGGTAAATTATTAAATGAGGTGGTGCTTCCTGTATGGCTACGTGCCTTCTCGGTGCGGGTCTCCTTGTCGGCCGGCTGGCTGCTCTCTGCGATTTCCTGGATGATCTGGTTCCTGTGGTTCTCCAGCTCGGTGATGGAGTCCTTCAGCTCTGCAGCACGGCTGAAGTCCTGGGTAGTGATACAGTCCTCCAGGGTTTGTTTAGCCTCCAAGATACTCACCTTCACCTCTGCTAGCTGGAGGGGAAATAAACAGCTGAAATACACTCCAGAGGATTCTTACCTGTTGAGACGGGCAACTACACCTCTATTTACAGGaaaaacaccaccaccaccacccaggGCACTGGGCCAGGTGACAAACCTCCAGGGCCTACTTTGCCTTTACGGACTGAAAAAAGGTAGAGCTGGCGAGCGAGCAGGTGCACAGAGGGGATGGAAGTCATACACCTGGGCAAGGATTAACTTCCTCAGCAGCTGTTTGGCCTCCACGATATTAAATACTTTTAGTGTTGAAAGATGGGGAAGTGAGTATTGACAAAGTTGTGAGCAATCCCTCTGTGCCTTATTGTGTTCCTACTGTGtaatagagcttagatcgggcccaaaaaaatcaagcccgaccctacccgagcccgtgcacgttgtgtccgagcccggcccgacacattaactgtaattatgagcccgaggccgatttaaacccgacaatttctTAAtatgtgggccgttataactcacgttctcaactacaattcagagttgtttcaactacagaaatctgtttagaattatcttaatgaataatgcaacaaggacgaagcaagtaaactgcgctgtttgtttattcagaatggaacggatcgcaaatggatctgaatgaagaaactcgaccctagctccctcagccgaatagtgtgggtaacaaatcaaggcagcaacataatcaaagccctggaaccatataggagactttcatGTCTCTGTCACCTAATTAATAgtgtccttcgccacggtctgcatgctgacacactggccgacaacagtgctgcagatgggggagacacgatgtagcacagtttacctcacactcaagtcagtgcaggacacccagagctacgggagaagctggagaggcatatcTTTCTGCCCACTGAATAAGGctaagtaatgattaaaaaaaaacacaaatgcttgatcaagggcccggcccgatcATAGCGGCGTAAAATATCAGCCCGGCCCATGGGTCGGGTCCGGTTTGGGTTCGGGCAGAGTATCTAAACTCTACTGTGTAAACACGGACTCTCACGGAGGTTAAAGAAGGGAAACAATGTTTCAATATTAAAAAGGGAAAACTACTGGACCTGAATAAACCAGGCAAGGACCAGATTGGCACACATGATATGCACCTTCCACCTCACTGAAAACATGCTTTGCCTCAAAACACAAACCATCTGCTAGCTGGAGGTACAGAGGGATGGACAAATAGAAACAGATGGAATGTAAATAGAGCACAGGGCAGAGAAGACTTAggaaagataagataagatagttTGTTAGTTATCTCAATTTTAAAATGCGTAAACCTTTCATATATTTAGTTATTCGGTTCATTCAGAATAAAGGAAACCTGAATATCTGTTTGTGGGATTCAATCTTTCTGTAGCTTTGTAATGATTCTAacttttttaccaaatacaaGTTAGCAATGTGCCAATATGTGGTGTTTTCAtccatccaaaaaaaaaaaaaaaacagtagggTATTTGGACGGGATTACTGAATCTAATTGCTTCTGGGTGCTTTCAGTTGGCAGAGTGTTGCCCACCTGGACCTGCTGCCTGCGGCTCATGTTCTCATCCACTGGCTGACTGGCCTCATTGATGGGCTCCCTCAGATCTGAGATGAGTTCTGCCACCTGTGGAACACAAAGCCAGCTCATTTGGACATCAATCTCCGTGGTAACGATACCCCCACTGAATAGAAAATCTGTTTAATTATGTGACACCTCAAACCTTTAGTAGCATAGGACAGTTTAATTCACGCATTCAACATTGATAACAAAATTTCAGCTTTTGTATCTTCATTTTTGCCTAATTGGTCTGTCAACTAAATCTATGAAGGGCACATTTAAGTGTAAAATGTAACTTACAGTCTGTATGCGTCTGTGGTCATCAGGAATGAGGGTGAGGAGTTTTTCCATGAGAAGGGAGACCAGGGAGGAGGGAGTCTGTGGAAGAGCCAACATCTCCTGCAGGACAGCCACCACACGCTTCCTACAAAAGCATTACAACATTACAAGTCTGACTATAAACACCTCAACAAGCTGATGATAATATCTGGCAAACTGGACAAAATTAAGGATTTTGCCaggcaaaacaaaaaagggCTGGACACACATTACTGACACTATAGATTTCTTACCCAACTAAATGTACACATATTGCAGATTTCAATATATTGTCggaatttttttgtatttaaacagCAAATAGCTGCTGCGCCCCATATACCAAGGCTCAGCCCTTGCCAcgttcctgtcttcagctgtcctatccaataaaAGGTCAAAAAGCCCCAAAATGAATCCAGTCCATAACTTTAAATTAGACTGGTCTAACTCCTACACTGGTCATTTTGTAACTAATCAGGATAAAAATGAGGCCAGAAGTGAGTCAACACCATAAAGGAAACCAATTGCATTGACATATCTAAGAAACAGTGTAGCATTACATTTATTCTCTCTCCctcatatatatatctatctctctatatctctctctcttacctgCCGCCCTCCTCATTGGTGTCCAGACATCCGATGAGATGGATGAGCTGTTGGGAGATGAACTCCTTGGTCATGACGAGCTCCAGCTGGGCAAAGTCAGCCCTCTGTTCCTCTGACAGCAAAGGCACTGCCTTCAGATACCTGCAAGGGTCAAGAGTCATACAACTCAGGGATTACAACAGCTCTCAGAGCACGCTCAGATTAGATGAATGTTAACAGGGCCACTAAGGAGCATTTCACACTACAGCATCACATGCATTAGGCAGGTGGTAAAACAGCAGAATGCTCCTACATTGATGCATAGAAAGGAAAGTATGAGTGTGGAAGAAGGCATTCTGTGATTCATGTCAATATAAGATTATAAGCAACCAATTCAGAGT contains these protein-coding regions:
- the ncapg gene encoding condensin complex subunit 3, encoding MTADNEIEIKEAFQRAQKGHNNKAKLVASLNSRYNKLEDKTLFHEEFVHYLKYAMIVYKREPAVENVIEFVVRFATSFQSPPKTEEEEEEEEEEDAEDDHPFLSFIFNFLLESHKANSHAVRFRVCQLINKLLGSMAENAQIDDDLFDRIHQAMLVRVTDKFPNVRIQAALAMTRLQQPKDPDCPTINAYMLILDNDTNAEVRRAVLSCIAMSPRTLPKVLTRTRDIKENVRKLAYQVLADKVHIKALTIAQRVSLLQQGLHDTSEAVREVVCSRVLPSWMLRLEGNVIELLHRLDVENCAQTALDTLKAIFKGTPTEELLQNRAQLDNRKLIPVDSLSCENVLYWRALYEFIKAKGEDGEEILEQVLPDAATYADYLCGYLKAVPLLSEEQRADFAQLELVMTKEFISQQLIHLIGCLDTNEEGGRKRVVAVLQEMLALPQTPSSLVSLLMEKLLTLIPDDHRRIQTVAELISDLREPINEASQPVDENMSRRQQVQLAEVKVSILEAKQTLEDCITTQDFSRAAELKDSITELENHRNQIIQEIAESSQPADKETRTEKNDPETLLRCLTMCVELLKKMSIKTQIGPTISALMSSLVLPSIANAHPAVRNMAVLCLGTCTLHSKELAKTHMVLLLQIAQLDEVKIRISALRAIIDLLLLFGFQLLSDPAATQTVLHSQSPDRQEQDAPVAEEKGDVPEDTAQSILVMLSEFLDSEVSDLRTETAEGLAKLMYNGRISSAKMFSRLVLLWYNPVTEDDTRLRHCLGVFFQLYARESRVHQEVVEEGFLPTVRTLMNAPATSPLAEVDINNVVELLVELTRPSALIKASANTEEVCVHDYLAVRMCGEMLKDPTAPEVRLYAKTLSNLELSRDETVRKDLQMLLQQLVQVVKDRVCLRALEKMIYQLVDSKEQAELLSASALQPVDVNADEVATDDPSKSAKRAKRGQRKVCTAKGGRKPSRRAESSEESDGENVPESVPVVRPSRRAKTAALEKTKLDLNTLINQEANVS